In Nitrospirota bacterium, the following are encoded in one genomic region:
- a CDS encoding DUF433 domain-containing protein, translated as MVFLLRLYRRGRSVPRIGHPLITSHPQIGGGSPVIAGTRFPVRSVMIYVLKHGLTPEELVEQFPYLTLAQTHDALAYYYDNREEVDRDLAENTEEAVRQRYSL; from the coding sequence GTGGTATTCTTGCTTCGTCTATATAGACGAGGACGCTCCGTGCCCCGGATCGGCCATCCCCTTATCACCAGCCACCCGCAGATTGGCGGAGGAAGCCCTGTGATCGCCGGGACGCGATTTCCCGTCCGATCGGTCATGATATACGTGTTGAAACACGGCCTCACCCCTGAGGAACTGGTCGAACAGTTTCCGTACCTGACGCTGGCCCAGACCCACGACGCGCTCGCGTATTATTACGACAATCGCGAGGAAGTCGATCGCGACCTCGCGGAGAATACCGAAGAGGCCGTGCGCCAGCGCTACTCGCTCTGA